In Marinicauda algicola, one DNA window encodes the following:
- a CDS encoding copper chaperone PCu(A)C, which translates to MRLLLLTATAAALAACSPDAGARQQPGPEETRIDEAAPEMASPGVQRVEADGQAGSFTDAWIRTPPAGRDIAAGYVTIETREADALVRADTVAADGVELHTMSMDGNVMRMRRIDRIETSAEPVALRPGGDHLMIFGLSEEARLSGTVTVNLYFESGFTAPVEFQVSDRMPGMDGPPGQSEPGEHR; encoded by the coding sequence ATGCGCCTTCTTCTGCTGACCGCGACCGCCGCCGCCCTGGCCGCCTGCTCGCCCGATGCCGGCGCGCGCCAGCAGCCCGGACCGGAAGAAACCCGCATCGACGAGGCCGCGCCGGAGATGGCCTCGCCCGGCGTGCAGCGCGTCGAGGCGGACGGCCAGGCCGGCAGCTTCACCGATGCCTGGATCCGGACACCGCCCGCGGGGCGCGACATCGCGGCCGGTTACGTCACCATCGAGACCCGGGAAGCGGACGCGCTGGTGCGCGCCGACACCGTCGCAGCCGACGGCGTCGAGCTCCACACCATGAGCATGGACGGCAACGTCATGCGCATGCGCCGGATCGACCGCATCGAGACAAGCGCGGAGCCCGTCGCGCTCCGGCCCGGCGGCGACCACCTGATGATCTTCGGCCTGTCCGAGGAAGCACGTCTGTCGGGCACCGTCACGGTCAATCTCTATTTCGAGAGCGGCTTCACCGCGCCGGTCGAGTTCCAGGTCTCCGACCGCATGCCGGGCATGGACGGCCCGCCGGGCCAAAGCGAGCCCGGCGAACATCGCTAG